The DNA region GCTTCAGCCCTGACAGCTCCCCACCGGACGGGCGGCTCACAGGACTCGGTCATGCCGGATCCGTGGCAGTCACCGGGCGTCCGGTGAATCGGTGCCACCAGCGGCGGCGCCGGGGATGCACTGCACGGCCCAACCAGAGGCCGAGCAGCAAGTAGCCCAGAAGAGCACCTGTGGTGTTGAGCAGAACGTCATCGATGTCGAAGGTACGCCCGATGATGAGGGCGCCTTGAACGAGTTCCACGAGGAGCATCACGAAAGCGGTGACCACCGCCACCCGGACCAGTCCTCGCGTTCGGGGCACCAGCACCGGCAGCAGCACACCGAACGGCACACCCATCACGATGTTGCCGCCGAGCTGCTTGACCGTGTCGAGGGACGCGGGCTGGGCGAGGTAGGCACGGATGGAGTCACCCGGGCGCAGATTACTGTGCGTCAACGGCACCGACGTCACCGACGGTTGCAGCGTCAGCCGGGCCAGCACCACCGCGAACCCCACCATCGCCGCGAAGGCCAACAGCATGGCCAGTACCCGGCCGAGCACAGACATGGGAGGTCTTCCGGAAACCTGGTCTCCGGGTTCCGTCGCGGTCTTGTCACGCAGCATCATCCGTGCCATTGCAAGCTCCTAGCCACATTGGTCTGCTTGGACGTTCCGATATCCGCGACGTGAAGCGGCAGGCGCTATGCGGGGGCCCGTCCCGGTCCGAAGATCTCGGCGTGCACGCAGGCAGAGCACGCGGCGTAGCAGCGCGTCATGAGGCTCAGGTCGTCGCTTTGCCTGTGGGGTGCCTGGGCGTGGGGGAATGGAGTAACCGACCAATCGGGACGAAGGCTGCGCAGCTTACGCCCTGTTGGTCACCGACGGCGGAGTTTGGCCAGTTCGGCGTTGAACTGGGCGCCGGTGAGGAGGGCCAGGTTGGACAGCCACAGCCACACCAGGAAGACGATGATGCCGGCGAGCGACCCGTACAGCCGGTTGTAGGTGCCGACGTGCGAGACGTAGAGGGCGAAGCTCGCGGAGGCGACGAGCCACAGGGCCACGGCCAGAGCGTCTCCCACAAGCCTCTGCCGCACCCCGTGTGTCCCGGCCGGACCCGAGCGGAACAGCACCAGCACCAAGATGGCGACCAGGCACAGCAGGAGCGGCCATTTCAACGCGTTCCAGACGCTACCGGCCATGCTGCCCATGCCGACGAGCCGGCCGACGGTGTGGGCCGCTTCGCCGGTCAGGATGAGCACCAGGGCACTGGAAACCAGAAGCGTCAACAGCACGAAGGCGGTAATCACCAGCCGTGGTGCCGTCCTCCACGCCGGGCGCAGGTCCTCGACGCCGTGCATGACGTGCAGGGCTCGGCGGAAGACCCCCAGATAGCTGGAAGCGGACCACAGGGCGCCGATCATGCCGAAGACAGCCAGCGTCCAAGCAGCCGTGTGCTGCTCCGCCATGCCCTGCAACGTGCTCTGCATGACGGCGCGGGACTCGGTCGGCACGACAGCGATGACGTTACTGATCAGGTTGTCCGTGGTCGAGGCGCCGACGATTCCCAGCAGCGAGACCGTGACAAGGAGGGTCGGGAAGAGCGCGAGCACCGCGTAGTAGGTGAGGGCGGCAGCGAAGTCGGTCACGTTGTCGTTCCACACCGAGGCGAGGGTTCGGCGCAGCGCGGTGCCGATGTGCCGCCAGCCCGGCAGGTCGCGCGCGTACGTCGGGGGCGGCGAGGTCGGTGTGGTCGCCTGGCGTGTCGGCAAGTGGTGTGCAGGCGAATCCGCTTCGGACAGCGGTGCGCGGTCGGCACCGCCCGGCTCGAGCGCAGGCGTTGGCGAGCTGCTCATCAGGCGGGCGCCTCCCCCTCGTGCCATGGGCCGTCATCCGGCCCCTGTCGGCAGACTTCCCCGGCGAACCGTTCGTACGTCACCCCGGCTGTACGCCCCTCAACGATGCGCGATCTGCTTGGAGATACCGGCGTACCCGCATCGGTTCGCGCCACAGAACGTATCCGCTGTTCCGCAGGACAGCCAACTCCTCCCCTCTCAGCGCTTCGCGATCGACAGCTGGCGGTTCACAAGGCATACGACATTCCCTCGCCTGCGGAAATGATTACGGGGCAAGCCCATCGGCGTCCGGATCGCCCGTAGTAGCCCGCAACGTCGTCGAATCAGGCGAACACCTCGGCCGACCCAGGCGGCCATCCGGCGAACCATGTCCTGGTTGACCGGCTGCATGCCCCTCCGCGATTACCTGGCCTTCCCCGGTCGCGCCGCAACCTTCTGCTGCTACAAGCGCTTCCGTAAGCCCGCAGAACACCGCTTTGACAGTGTTCCGTCATGGCTCATCGTCGAAGACGGATCCAAGGTGCGATGCACGGCCAAAATTTGCTTGTTCAGTCTGTTTAAGGACATTTGATCGTCCCTCAGAGTGCACGGTACGTCGCACTTCGTTACGTTGAGGCTGTCAGGCGGAGAATCTCTCCGCCTGCACAAACCGAAGGAAGTACCTCATGCGCTCCATGCGCACCACGGCCACTGCCCGGACCTTCCTGATCGCCACGATTGCCGTAGCCGGCCTCACCGTCGCTCCTACCCTCGCCTCCGCCCAGCCCGGTACGGACAGCGCCCGGACGGCCGGGGCTCCCGGCAGCAACGGCGCCAACGGCGTCGGGACCCTCAGCGGTATCGGAGGCCTCGGCGGCACCGGTGGCGCTGCGGGCGCCAACGGCAACGGAGGTAACGGAGGTACCGGCGGCAACGCCACCGGCGGCGGAAGCGTCGGCGGGGCCGGGGGCACGGGTGGCGCCGGCGGCGCCAAGGGCAACGGCGGCAGCGGCGGCCTCGGCGGTGCCGCCACGTCCGGCGGCACCGGCGGCAAGGGCGGCGTGGGCGGCGTCGGTAATGCCGGTGCCGGTATCAACGGCGGCAAGGGCGGCAACGGCGGCGCCTCCGAGGCCGGAGGCGGCCACACGGGCGGTACGGGCGGTGCCGGCGGCGCGGCCAGTCCGGTGTGCCCGGGTAAGCCCGGCGGCAACGGCACCGCCGCCACGATGTCGGCGGACGGCACCACCGGCACCACCGGCGCCGCCGGCAAGTCCACTCTCCCTTGTTGAACACCTCCGCCGAGCGGGTCACCGCGGCAGGAGAGGGAGCACCGGTCGGGGACATCGCCCCGTGACCATTGACCGCTGACGGGTGCTCCGTGTTGTGCGGGCCCCGGACAGGCGCCCGGCTGAGATGCCTCAGCCGGGCGCTTTCCGTCGTACCCGAACTACCCGCACACCGGCCCGTGCGGCCAGGGGCGTTGGACCCAGCCCGGCCTCCTCCAGGTGGCACCACTCGCAGGCTCGCGCTGCCGCGGCGGCCATTGAGCCTTTTCCAACCTCACTTCGCTGCGTGGTGAAGGGCGAGAACGGCTTTCACGAAGTCGGGGCGACGCAAAGTCAGCGCATCCAGCAGCTATCCACCACGGAAAAGAAATAAGGGTCGACCCCACAGGTCGGGCCCTTATTGACCTGCATGTTTGCCAGGTCGGCGGCGTGGACGTCTACGCGAGATCAGGACGGAAACTGATCCGGTAGATGGACAGCCGAGTCCAGGAGCGTCTGACAGTGGCCCGAGCCGCCCTCGGCGTGGCACAGGGGATCACCATGGCACACGTCCCTGAACGTGAGCCGGCCCTCCAGCGCCACCCTGCGACTGCTTGACGACGACGATGGGGAATCAGTCAGGTGGGGCGCCGACGGGGTTCTCGCTCGTCGACGGCAACAGTGAGGCACGCGGCGATCAGCACCACGTTCTTGATGATGTACTGACCCTCCAGGGTGGGGGTGGGTACGGTGCCGTTCCACATCTCAGCCGGCAACAAGAACAGGGCCGAGAACACTCCTGTCATGTGAGCGAAGAACGCCGTCAGTGCTACGCGCAGCAGCCTGCCGGTGATCAGGCCGACGCCGATTGCAGTCTCCAGAAGCGCCAAGAGCAGGCATGACACTGTCGCCGGTAAGAGACCGAAGGTCAGAACATCCATGGTTCTGATTGCGATGCTTTCGGCGGGGCTGGCCCCGGGAAAGAATTTCATCAGGCCGAACCAGACGAAGACCAGGCCTACGGACACCCGGAGGATGGTCGTACTGTGCGGGCGATAGCGGTCCCGCGCGATGACCAGTGCCACTCGGGCTCGACGGCGCGGTTCGCCACCGCGGCTCACCGGCGACGTGCTTCGCCGTCTTTCGTGGGTTCTCACGTTCCTCCTCATGGCTTCGCCGCGAAGGGCCGGGTGTGGAAAGCGCTGGGCCGAGTGGTGCCACCAGGTCGCCCTGGGACCTTTCCGCGCCAAACCGGCAGCAGCTTTCGGGAGCGCTCCCGATCCAGAACGGACACCTTGCCGGCGTACCCGCAGTCCCGTTCAACAGCCGAGCCGAGTGCCGTCCAACGCGATGTCGTCCATCCGCGCGTCATAGGAGGACGGACTCGGACTGCCCTGGTACAACTGCCAGCCAATCTTCAACGTGTCGAACCGCGGGAAGACGAAGTCGGTGTCGAGGCCGCCGTGATGATGAGTGGAGACAGCGAGTTCCGGCTTGGCCTCACCGTCGATCCAGAGGGAAATCTTGTTGTCGGAGGCGTCCATCCGCCACTCCACGCACTGCCATGTGCCCGCGCGGGCCGGGGCCGACTCGTGCCAGGCCGTCCAGTCACCGGTCGGACCACCGTCGGAGCCGGCGCCCCACAGGTTCTCTCCGACTCCCGGTACGTACTGCCCGCCGAGGGGCCGTACGTACCCCGGTCCCTCACCGGTGGCCTCGACGATCGTCCAGTGCGCCCAGTCGGGGGCGGTCGGGAAAGCGTCGACGCGCAGACGGACCCGGCCCCAGAAGCTATTGCCGGGCGGCGTGAGGTTGCGGATCTCCAAGAACGCCCGGCCGTTGCCCTCGGTGCGGATCCGCAGATGCTTGCTGTGGTGGGTGGCGTCCCGCTCGATGGTCAGCGTGCCGTTCGCGGCGTCGGTGGTCCAGCCACGGCCGTGAGCTTCTCCCGGCCGCAGGCCGGCGAAGTCCTCGCAAAACATCAGAGCGCGGGCGACACAGGTACGCGCTTCGGACTCACCGGCACGGTCGCCCGGACCGGAACCGGAACCGGAACCGGAACCCCAAGATGCGGGCGCAACCGCAGTCGTCGCCGACAGCATGGCCACGAGAGCGGCGAACAGGACGGTTTTCTTCATGTGTGCGGCCTCCAGTTCCGGTGCCGATGGGTAGGCGGCGCGAGGGCAGGGTTAGTCGAAACGGCTGAGGCGCATCAGCCCGCCACAGTCCTGCCGGAAAGATGGGAGCGCTCCCACTCCTTGTCCCGAGGAGGACTGTAGGGACGCTTCGAGGCAGAGGCAAGACGTGCGACGGAACAACTCCCTTGATCCGGAAGCGAGTCGGCGCCACCTGCGGAACATAGGAACTCGGGCGCCCAGCGCCGCTCCGCCACGGCGCGAGAATCAGCAAAGCAATTTCGAGTCACGGCGGATGGAAACAGCCTCGCACCCCCGCCGTCTGAGGCGTTCACAGTTGACGCGGCTCGGGTGGCGCGTCGCCGACGGCGATGGCTCGGCGCCTGCGGCGCCGTTCACGCCGCGGGCCAGGGCCTTCGGGCGTGGAGGCGCACTTACGGGAGGATGATGTTGCGGCCGGGCCCGCCTTCGAGGGCGTCCTTTCCGGCGCCACCGCAGACGAGGTCGTCGCCGCCTTCGCCGTCCAGTGTGTCGTTGCCGGGGCCGCCGAGGAGGATGTCGCGGCCGTCCCCGCCCATGGCGCGGTCGTCGCCGGGGCCGGCGTGCACGGTGTCGTCACCGCCGTATCCCTCGATCATGTCGTCGCCCCGGCCGCCCCACATCTGCTGGTTGCTGCTGTCACCCATCAGGTGGTCCATGCCGTCGCCGCCGTGCAGGGCGGCGGGTCCCATAACCATGTCGTTCCCCGCGCCGCCCAGCACCGTGCGTGCGGTGTGGGCGTGCAGTTCGTCGTCGCCGGGGCCGCCGCTGACGGTGCCGATCCCGGGGGCGAAGGCGGCGATCGTGTCGTTGCCGTCACCGAGGAAGACGTCGATCCTGTCGAGCCGGGGGCTGTCGGCGGGCAGTTCGCAGACGAGGGAGGTGGTGTCCTCGGCTCTGGAGTACGCACAGTGGTCGCCCGGTTCGAGCGGGACCACGTCGCTGAAGCCGATCCGCCGGATCCCGTCGCTGGTGTACATGGGGAATATGTTGAGGTTGTCGGTCTGCCCTGCGGCGGCGGTGAAGACGATCGACTGAGTTGCCCAATCGGCTCCGACGTGGGCCTTCGCCTCGGTGGCGGCGGCTGCCGGGCCGACGGGGAGGCCGACGGTGAACAGGGTCACGGCGATTGCGCTGACGGCGGCTCGGCTTCGGTTCATGAAACCTCATCTCGGTGGAGTGATGGTGGACCGGCCTGCTTGGAGTTGTGCTACCGGGGAGCGCGCGGATCCGCTCGTGAAGGCAGGCAGTCTCCCCTGCTGGTCGGGATCTACAAGACCGCGAATTGACGCGGCGACATGGTAAGCAATTGTCCCTCCGGATGCGATGGTTGCGCTTCTTCTTCCTCGTTTTCCGGTCTCGGGAACGGTTCTGACTCCCGGCTCAGGGCAGATTCCCTGCTCACCGCCCACCCCTGTGATCAACTCCGTTCGCTTCATTGACATTTCACTCAGAAGACCTACCGTTGGGAGCGCTCCCATAAAAGCCTCGCAATTGGAAGGAGCTCCCCCCTATGCGTACACAGAGTCCGTTAACCGGGCGTTCGCGGTGGTCCCTCCGCCGACCTCTCCAGGCGCTCGTCATGCTGTTCGCCGTAATTGCCGGCGCACTGACCTGGTCGGCCCCCGCCCAGGCTCACGGCACCGTCGTCGACCCCGCCACCCGCGCGTACCAGTGCTGGAAGACGTGGGGCAGCAACCACACAAACCCGGCCATGCAGACCCAAGACCCCATGTGTTGGCAGGCCTGGCAGGCCAACCCCGACACCATGTGGAACTGGATGAGCGCGCTCCGCGAAGGCCTCGGTGGCCAGTTCCAGGCGCGGACCCCCGACGGGACGCTCTGCAGCAACAACCTTTCGAGGAACGCCAGCCTGAACAAGCCCGGGGCGTGGAAGACCACCAGTGTGGGCAACAACTTCTCGGTCCACCTGTACGACCAGGCGTCCCACGGTGCCGACTA from Streptomyces sp. B1I3 includes:
- a CDS encoding VanZ family protein is translated as MSVLGRVLAMLLAFAAMVGFAVVLARLTLQPSVTSVPLTHSNLRPGDSIRAYLAQPASLDTVKQLGGNIVMGVPFGVLLPVLVPRTRGLVRVAVVTAFVMLLVELVQGALIIGRTFDIDDVLLNTTGALLGYLLLGLWLGRAVHPRRRRWWHRFTGRPVTATDPA
- a CDS encoding YihY/virulence factor BrkB family protein, with amino-acid sequence MSSSPTPALEPGGADRAPLSEADSPAHHLPTRQATTPTSPPPTYARDLPGWRHIGTALRRTLASVWNDNVTDFAAALTYYAVLALFPTLLVTVSLLGIVGASTTDNLISNVIAVVPTESRAVMQSTLQGMAEQHTAAWTLAVFGMIGALWSASSYLGVFRRALHVMHGVEDLRPAWRTAPRLVITAFVLLTLLVSSALVLILTGEAAHTVGRLVGMGSMAGSVWNALKWPLLLCLVAILVLVLFRSGPAGTHGVRQRLVGDALAVALWLVASASFALYVSHVGTYNRLYGSLAGIIVFLVWLWLSNLALLTGAQFNAELAKLRRR
- a CDS encoding DoxX family protein — encoded protein: MALVIARDRYRPHSTTILRVSVGLVFVWFGLMKFFPGASPAESIAIRTMDVLTFGLLPATVSCLLLALLETAIGVGLITGRLLRVALTAFFAHMTGVFSALFLLPAEMWNGTVPTPTLEGQYIIKNVVLIAACLTVAVDEREPRRRPT
- a CDS encoding calcium-binding protein; its protein translation is MNRSRAAVSAIAVTLFTVGLPVGPAAAATEAKAHVGADWATQSIVFTAAAGQTDNLNIFPMYTSDGIRRIGFSDVVPLEPGDHCAYSRAEDTTSLVCELPADSPRLDRIDVFLGDGNDTIAAFAPGIGTVSGGPGDDELHAHTARTVLGGAGNDMVMGPAALHGGDGMDHLMGDSSNQQMWGGRGDDMIEGYGGDDTVHAGPGDDRAMGGDGRDILLGGPGNDTLDGEGGDDLVCGGAGKDALEGGPGRNIILP
- a CDS encoding lytic polysaccharide monooxygenase; amino-acid sequence: MLFAVIAGALTWSAPAQAHGTVVDPATRAYQCWKTWGSNHTNPAMQTQDPMCWQAWQANPDTMWNWMSALREGLGGQFQARTPDGTLCSNNLSRNASLNKPGAWKTTSVGNNFSVHLYDQASHGADYFKVYVSKQGFDPKTQTLGWGNLDFITQTGRFAPAQDITFPVQTSGYTGHHIMYVIWQASHLDQTYMWCSDVSFG